From the genome of Candidatus Ancaeobacter aquaticus, one region includes:
- the recJ gene encoding single-stranded-DNA-specific exonuclease RecJ — protein MTQRHWAINDSDKALAFVLSRKLHISSLTAQILVNRGLVDIESAHSFLHPLLKSIHDPFSLQDMDKAVSRIIDAVTNNEQIVIFGDYDVDGITATVLLYDFLCRMGAQVDYVLPQRSDGYGFKNTSVDICREKNARIILTVDCGISSLDAIVYAKECGIDVIVSDHHEPGETIPECVAVINPKRSDSSYPFRELSGVGVAFKIAHAVLKQCKVDNKLLAGTDTDLKDYLDLVCLGTVADIVPLLDENRIYVKYGLLKLKMSDRPGIVALKEIAGLDEHIETSHVSYRLAPRINATGRVSLSDTAAQLLLSNKDEAGALAAALDNDNRNRQKIEAEVVKDAFSVIDKTYDPTKDKIIVAYGDNWHQGVIGIVASRIVKKYNRPAVVISFEENVGKGSARSIGQFHILDALRECKEYITNLGGHKGAAGMTIEKGTIDKFCEKLKEVASERLTESDLSAGIDIDCEIQLNELTHNSVKELEKLEPFGFGNPKPVFISHDVTILGVPRIVGKDHLKLYVDCAGMNIDVIGFGMAQKCTELTTSDCKKIDIVYTPTINKFRGEERLQLELYDVKVRTRKVIPQKV, from the coding sequence GTGACACAGAGGCACTGGGCAATAAATGATTCTGACAAGGCGTTAGCCTTTGTCCTTTCACGTAAACTGCATATATCCAGTCTTACCGCACAGATCCTTGTTAACCGAGGTCTTGTTGATATTGAAAGTGCGCATTCATTTTTGCATCCCTTACTGAAAAGTATCCATGATCCTTTTAGCTTGCAGGATATGGACAAGGCTGTCTCGCGTATTATTGATGCTGTTACAAATAATGAGCAGATTGTTATTTTTGGTGACTATGATGTTGATGGTATTACTGCTACCGTGCTTTTATATGATTTCCTTTGCCGTATGGGAGCTCAGGTAGATTATGTATTGCCGCAGCGCTCTGATGGGTATGGATTTAAAAATACTTCAGTTGATATCTGTAGGGAAAAGAATGCACGAATCATACTTACGGTAGATTGCGGTATAAGTTCACTCGACGCTATAGTGTACGCAAAAGAGTGCGGTATAGATGTTATTGTGAGCGATCATCATGAGCCGGGAGAAACTATCCCCGAATGCGTTGCTGTTATTAATCCAAAACGCTCTGATAGTTCCTATCCATTTAGAGAACTTTCAGGTGTCGGTGTTGCATTCAAAATCGCTCATGCTGTTTTAAAACAGTGCAAGGTAGATAACAAGCTACTTGCAGGAACTGATACTGATCTAAAGGATTACCTTGATCTAGTATGTTTAGGTACCGTTGCTGATATTGTGCCATTACTCGATGAAAATAGAATTTATGTAAAATATGGACTTTTGAAGCTCAAAATGAGTGATCGACCAGGCATTGTTGCTTTAAAAGAAATCGCTGGTCTTGACGAACATATTGAGACTAGTCATGTATCGTATCGTTTAGCTCCGCGTATCAACGCTACTGGTCGTGTTTCACTATCTGATACTGCTGCACAGTTGCTCCTGAGCAATAAGGATGAGGCCGGGGCGCTTGCTGCTGCTTTAGATAATGATAATCGTAACAGGCAAAAAATTGAAGCGGAAGTTGTCAAAGATGCATTTTCTGTTATTGATAAAACCTATGATCCTACAAAAGACAAAATTATTGTTGCATACGGGGATAACTGGCATCAGGGTGTTATCGGTATTGTCGCAAGCCGTATCGTAAAGAAATATAATCGTCCCGCTGTTGTCATATCATTTGAAGAAAATGTTGGTAAAGGGTCAGCACGGAGTATTGGTCAGTTTCATATCCTTGATGCGTTACGTGAATGTAAAGAATACATCACTAATCTCGGAGGACACAAGGGTGCGGCAGGTATGACAATTGAAAAAGGGACTATAGATAAGTTTTGTGAGAAATTAAAAGAAGTAGCGAGTGAAAGATTGACTGAGAGCGATCTATCTGCCGGTATTGATATAGATTGCGAAATACAACTCAATGAATTAACCCACAACAGTGTTAAGGAACTTGAAAAATTAGAACCTTTTGGTTTTGGTAATCCGAAGCCGGTTTTTATTTCTCATGATGTAACTATTTTAGGTGTGCCGCGTATTGTTGGCAAGGATCATCTGAAGTTGTATGTTGATTGTGCCGGTATGAATATAGATGTTATCGGTTTTGGCATGGCCCAAAAGTGCACTGAACTTACGACGAGTGATTGCAAGAAAATCGATATTGTGTATACACCGACAATAAATAAGTTTCGTGGCGAAGAGCGTTTGCAGTTAGAACTCTACGATGTAAAAGTACGAACACGCAAAGTTATCCCGCAGAAGGTATAA
- the fabG gene encoding 3-oxoacyl-[acyl-carrier-protein] reductase, with product MLLKDKVAVVTGGAQGIGKAISERLAAEGAAIAVCDINEEIARITAQKLASSKGIKAAGYKVNVVNENEVLECVNKILDNFGRIDILINNAGVTRDGLLIRMKEEDWDLVLNVNLKGTFNFTKAVAKPMMKARSGRMVNVASIIGLIGNVGQSNYAASKAGIIGFSKSVARELAPRNINVNAVAPGFIDTQMTHVIPEDIKKKMLESIPFGRMGSPEEVADTVLFLTCDLSKYITGQVITIDGGMVM from the coding sequence ATGCTCTTAAAAGATAAAGTGGCGGTTGTAACAGGTGGTGCCCAGGGGATTGGAAAAGCAATAAGCGAACGGTTAGCAGCAGAAGGCGCTGCAATAGCTGTATGTGATATAAATGAAGAAATTGCGCGTATTACTGCCCAGAAACTGGCCTCTTCAAAAGGGATTAAAGCAGCGGGGTATAAAGTTAATGTAGTAAATGAAAATGAGGTTCTTGAATGCGTTAATAAAATTCTTGACAACTTCGGCCGTATCGATATACTTATCAACAATGCAGGCGTGACAAGAGACGGTCTACTTATCCGTATGAAAGAGGAAGACTGGGATCTTGTCCTTAATGTGAATTTAAAAGGGACATTTAATTTCACAAAAGCGGTTGCTAAACCAATGATGAAGGCGCGATCTGGACGGATGGTAAATGTTGCTTCAATTATCGGTTTGATCGGAAATGTTGGACAAAGTAATTACGCTGCATCTAAAGCAGGAATTATAGGATTTTCAAAATCTGTTGCGAGAGAACTTGCTCCAAGAAACATAAACGTAAATGCAGTTGCACCAGGTTTTATAGATACGCAAATGACGCATGTAATACCTGAAGATATTAAGAAAAAGATGTTGGAAAGTATCCCGTTTGGAAGAATGGGAAGTCCGGAAGAAGTCGCAGACACTGTATTGTTCTTGACATGTGATTTGTCAAAATATATCACGGGTCAAGTTATTACGATAGATGGCGGCATGGTAATGTAA
- the coaD gene encoding pantetheine-phosphate adenylyltransferase, whose protein sequence is MKKALYPGSFDPVTHGHVDVIRRAVKIFDGLILAVANNPTKKPLFSLDERVEMIKSVTSNIEGIEIDTFDGLLVDFVAHKKASVVVRGLRSMSDFEYEFQMALTNRKLSEEIETIFLMSGEQYSYMSSRAIKEIAELGGDVSKFVPAEVAEKLLAKIR, encoded by the coding sequence ATGAAAAAAGCATTATATCCGGGAAGTTTCGATCCTGTTACCCATGGACATGTTGATGTCATTAGACGTGCAGTGAAGATATTTGACGGGCTTATTCTTGCTGTAGCGAACAATCCCACGAAGAAGCCGCTCTTTTCTCTAGATGAACGTGTCGAAATGATAAAAAGTGTCACAAGCAATATAGAGGGTATTGAAATTGATACATTTGACGGTCTTTTAGTTGATTTTGTTGCTCATAAAAAGGCGTCTGTTGTAGTGAGAGGGCTTCGTTCTATGTCAGATTTTGAATATGAGTTTCAGATGGCGCTTACAAATAGAAAATTATCCGAGGAGATTGAGACGATATTTCTCATGTCCGGTGAGCAATATTCATACATGAGTTCGCGTGCAATTAAAGAGATTGCTGAGCTCGGAGGCGATGTTTCAAAATTTGTGCCCGCTGAAGTTGCCGAAAAATTGTTAGCGAAAATAAGATGA
- the rpmF gene encoding 50S ribosomal protein L32: MAVPKRRQSNTRGRKRRTHYKMEAPGISTCSHCGQTKLPHHVCNSCGYYGEKQIDEIKA, encoded by the coding sequence ATGGCAGTGCCAAAAAGAAGACAGTCAAATACACGAGGCCGTAAAAGAAGAACCCATTACAAGATGGAAGCACCTGGAATTAGCACCTGTTCTCATTGTGGACAAACGAAACTTCCGCACCATGTGTGTAACAGCTGTGGGTATTACGGTGAAAAGCAAATCGATGAAATAAAAGCGTAA
- the recG gene encoding ATP-dependent DNA helicase RecG yields the protein MMPNSTICKNKDVLNSSVQYIKGVGPKRAQVFDRIGIKTVRDLLFLMPRRYEDRSNLKSISQVTLGQYETVIGKVIRIHKRRVKRGMWIFQVVLSDDTGLVHAVWFNQPYLEEKFNKGDVVIFYGKVQLYDRKLQLQSPEFEIIDNEDVELTHMGKIVPIYPLTESLKQGTLRSIIHTLLETHIHAIEETISSKMRDRLGLIGLQEALLNIHFPDSMKKQSRSYRRLVFDEFFLFQLAILTKKARVHKEQGISHAVDGSLYRNFIKNLPFTLTSAQVRVLDEITQDLEQSHPMNRLVQGDVGCGKTIVAVGTLLMGCDSGYQGVFMAPTELLARQHYKNIKKLAVSISVRIELLIGDMKKADKNALLTDLKAGKIDIVIGTHSLLEESVEFDKLGVVVIDEQHKFGVTQRSKLRCKGITPDVLVMTATPIPRTLSLTVYGDLEVSVIDELPPGRQKVFTYWIYENKLADAYNFIKKQVTSGRQAYIIYPVIEQSSKTELKAAVQMTEELKKVYFCDVPLDLIHGRMKSGEREDIMSRFYDGEIKVLVSTTVIEVGIDVPNATVILIENAERFGLAQLHQLRGRIARSSHKAYCILEGKPTTDEAKRRLNVMKSTSDGFKIAEEDLAIRGPGEFFGERQHGLTDFKIGNIVSDYGIMQEARAEAQMCIMHKGDNTKAEYDALRKAFVERYRDTFDLISVG from the coding sequence ATGATGCCCAACAGTACTATATGCAAGAATAAAGACGTTTTAAACTCCTCCGTACAGTACATTAAAGGTGTAGGGCCAAAACGCGCACAAGTTTTTGACCGTATAGGTATTAAAACGGTCAGGGATTTACTCTTTCTTATGCCTCGCCGGTACGAGGATCGAAGCAATCTCAAAAGTATTTCTCAAGTGACTCTTGGCCAGTATGAAACAGTTATAGGGAAAGTCATTCGGATACATAAGCGGCGAGTGAAAAGAGGTATGTGGATCTTTCAGGTTGTCTTAAGTGATGATACCGGACTCGTTCATGCGGTATGGTTTAATCAGCCATACCTTGAAGAAAAATTTAATAAAGGTGACGTTGTCATTTTTTATGGTAAAGTGCAGCTCTATGACCGTAAACTACAACTGCAAAGCCCTGAATTTGAGATCATTGACAATGAAGATGTAGAGCTTACCCATATGGGTAAGATTGTGCCCATATATCCTCTGACTGAAAGTCTTAAGCAGGGGACGTTACGTTCAATTATTCATACGCTCTTAGAAACACATATACATGCAATAGAGGAAACAATTTCCAGCAAAATGCGTGACCGGTTGGGCTTAATCGGTCTTCAAGAAGCACTCTTAAACATCCATTTTCCTGACTCAATGAAAAAGCAGTCTCGTTCATATCGCCGGCTGGTCTTTGATGAGTTTTTTTTGTTTCAATTAGCGATTCTTACGAAAAAAGCGCGTGTGCATAAAGAACAGGGTATTTCGCATGCAGTGGATGGTTCTTTGTATCGCAACTTTATAAAAAATTTACCATTCACATTAACATCTGCTCAAGTTCGTGTTCTTGATGAAATAACACAAGACTTGGAGCAGTCCCATCCCATGAATAGGTTAGTGCAGGGTGATGTCGGTTGTGGAAAAACAATTGTTGCTGTGGGGACACTTTTAATGGGATGTGATAGCGGCTACCAAGGGGTATTTATGGCGCCTACTGAACTCTTGGCACGTCAGCACTACAAAAATATCAAAAAGTTGGCTGTATCCATTTCTGTACGTATTGAGCTTTTGATCGGTGATATGAAAAAAGCTGATAAAAATGCATTGCTCACTGATCTTAAAGCAGGGAAGATTGATATAGTAATCGGCACACATTCGCTTCTAGAGGAGAGTGTTGAGTTCGATAAGCTTGGCGTGGTAGTTATCGATGAACAGCATAAATTTGGCGTTACTCAACGATCGAAGCTACGATGTAAAGGGATTACTCCTGATGTTTTAGTTATGACCGCTACTCCGATACCTCGCACACTATCTTTGACAGTGTATGGTGATCTTGAAGTGTCGGTAATAGATGAACTGCCTCCTGGCCGGCAAAAAGTTTTTACCTACTGGATATATGAAAATAAACTTGCCGATGCATATAATTTTATTAAAAAACAAGTTACTAGCGGGCGTCAGGCATACATCATTTATCCGGTGATAGAACAATCGTCAAAAACTGAACTCAAAGCTGCGGTACAAATGACAGAAGAGTTAAAAAAGGTGTATTTCTGTGATGTGCCCTTAGATCTTATTCATGGCAGAATGAAAAGTGGTGAACGTGAAGATATCATGAGTCGTTTTTACGATGGGGAAATTAAAGTTCTTGTCTCCACAACGGTTATTGAAGTCGGTATTGATGTGCCTAATGCGACCGTGATATTAATAGAAAATGCAGAACGGTTCGGTCTTGCGCAGCTTCATCAGCTCAGAGGTCGCATTGCACGCAGCTCGCATAAAGCATATTGTATCTTGGAAGGAAAGCCAACCACAGATGAAGCCAAACGCAGATTAAATGTTATGAAATCAACTTCCGATGGATTCAAGATAGCAGAAGAAGATCTCGCGATACGTGGACCGGGAGAATTTTTTGGTGAAAGACAGCACGGGCTGACCGATTTTAAGATAGGAAATATTGTTTCTGATTATGGGATTATGCAGGAGGCGAGGGCTGAAGCCCAGATGTGTATCATGCATAAAGGTGACAATACAAAAGCCGAGTACGATGCGCTCAGAAAAGCGTTTGTTGAACGATATCGTGATACATTCGATCTTATATCAGTGGGGTGA
- the rpmB gene encoding 50S ribosomal protein L28, whose translation MAKICEICGKKPVAGRTIERRGLAKKKGGVGKKVTGISKRRFLPNLQRIKIILNGANKKAKVCSSCIRSGKIQKA comes from the coding sequence ATGGCAAAAATATGTGAAATATGCGGAAAAAAACCTGTAGCTGGTCGAACCATCGAACGCCGTGGTTTAGCAAAGAAAAAAGGCGGGGTTGGTAAAAAAGTGACAGGTATCTCTAAGAGACGTTTCCTGCCAAATTTGCAGAGAATCAAGATCATTCTAAACGGTGCGAACAAAAAAGCTAAAGTATGTTCAAGCTGTATTAGATCAGGCAAGATCCAAAAAGCATAA
- the fabF gene encoding beta-ketoacyl-ACP synthase II, with protein MELQRVVVTGLGVLSPVGNTKEEFWNSLCEGKSGIGPNTRMDVSDYSSKIAGELKNFDTSFLSKKDMKRMDLFVQYSVVAAGNALRDTGVDLETADKDRIGVFVGSGIGGIHTIEEQHTILMNKGPERISPFLIPMLIVNMAPGQISITYGLRGPNLAAVTACATGTHCIGEAYRTLAMGDADMILAGGSESALSPLGVGGFCAMRALSTRNDEPEKASRPFDRDRDGFIIAEGAGIVALETLESAKRRGAHIYAEVVGYGLTGDGYHMTSPSPTGDGAARCMASAIKSARLDITDVDYINAHGTSTQLNDKFETLAIKSVFKEYAKKVAISSTKSMTGHLLGAAGGVEFIACALAVENNIIPPTTNLDNPDPECDLDYVPNVARETNVNIAISNSLGFGGHNTTVVVKKFKG; from the coding sequence ATGGAATTACAAAGAGTTGTTGTTACCGGTCTTGGAGTGTTATCTCCTGTAGGAAACACCAAAGAAGAATTTTGGAATTCGCTTTGTGAAGGAAAATCAGGCATCGGGCCAAACACCCGAATGGATGTATCGGATTATTCTTCAAAAATAGCCGGAGAACTAAAAAACTTTGATACGTCTTTTTTGAGCAAAAAAGATATGAAGCGTATGGATCTTTTTGTTCAATATTCTGTTGTGGCCGCAGGCAATGCCCTTCGCGATACAGGTGTAGACCTTGAAACAGCTGATAAAGATAGAATAGGTGTCTTTGTTGGTTCTGGTATTGGTGGTATACATACCATTGAAGAACAGCATACCATTCTTATGAATAAAGGTCCTGAACGTATATCTCCTTTTTTGATTCCTATGTTGATCGTTAACATGGCTCCAGGCCAAATATCTATTACGTATGGCTTGAGAGGTCCAAATCTTGCCGCAGTCACTGCGTGTGCTACCGGTACTCATTGTATCGGGGAAGCATATAGAACTTTGGCGATGGGTGATGCTGATATGATCCTCGCCGGTGGATCAGAAAGTGCCTTATCTCCACTGGGCGTTGGTGGATTTTGTGCTATGCGTGCATTGTCAACTCGTAATGATGAACCTGAAAAAGCAAGTCGACCTTTTGATAGGGATCGTGACGGTTTTATTATCGCTGAGGGAGCGGGAATTGTTGCCTTAGAGACACTTGAAAGCGCGAAACGTCGCGGTGCGCATATTTATGCAGAAGTTGTTGGATATGGTTTAACGGGAGATGGGTATCACATGACAAGTCCTTCACCCACAGGGGACGGGGCAGCGCGTTGTATGGCAAGTGCGATTAAAAGTGCGCGGTTAGATATTACCGATGTTGATTATATTAATGCGCATGGTACATCAACACAGCTTAATGATAAATTTGAAACACTTGCTATAAAATCGGTCTTTAAAGAATATGCGAAAAAAGTTGCGATCAGTTCTACAAAGTCTATGACAGGACATTTGTTAGGCGCTGCTGGTGGGGTAGAATTTATTGCATGTGCATTAGCGGTCGAGAACAATATAATTCCTCCCACGACGAATCTTGATAATCCTGATCCTGAATGTGATCTTGATTATGTGCCAAATGTTGCGCGTGAAACAAACGTGAATATAGCAATATCAAATTCGCTTGGTTTTGGCGGGCACAATACTACCGTTGTTGTAAAGAAATTTAAAGGGTAG
- a CDS encoding beta-ketoacyl-ACP synthase III, with protein sequence MRNKATVGIIGTGSYVPEKVLTNAELEHMVDTSDDWIMTRTGIKERRIAADDCTTADMATIAGRRALEHANIDPKDIEIIIVGTITPDMQFPSTSCLVQKNLGAEKAVCFDIGAACSGFVYALEIAQNFIASGNYKNALVVGSEKLSSIVDWTDRNTCVLFGDGAGAAVLSGSPDSHRLIDTYLASDGRAANLLMVPAGGSKIPASVESIENKLHFLRMEGREVFKYAVNSMEQAIDEVLKRAGLSSNDISLLITHQANLRIINALGKRLNLPSDRVYKNVHKYGNMSSASTAVGFDEINRQGKLKKGDILAMVVFGSGLTWGASLIEW encoded by the coding sequence GTGAGGAATAAGGCGACAGTGGGTATTATTGGGACAGGATCGTATGTTCCGGAGAAGGTTCTCACGAATGCTGAACTTGAACATATGGTCGATACATCTGATGATTGGATCATGACGAGAACCGGCATAAAAGAAAGAAGAATTGCAGCTGATGATTGTACCACTGCAGATATGGCGACTATTGCTGGTCGTCGAGCGCTCGAACACGCCAACATTGATCCCAAAGATATTGAAATAATCATTGTCGGTACTATTACACCTGATATGCAGTTTCCTTCTACTTCATGTCTTGTCCAAAAGAACCTAGGTGCTGAAAAAGCTGTCTGTTTTGATATTGGGGCGGCATGTTCGGGTTTTGTGTATGCACTTGAAATTGCTCAAAACTTTATCGCCAGCGGTAACTATAAAAATGCATTGGTTGTTGGATCTGAGAAGCTTTCATCTATCGTTGATTGGACGGACAGAAATACCTGTGTGCTTTTTGGTGACGGGGCAGGGGCCGCGGTGCTTTCTGGTAGCCCTGATTCTCATAGGCTTATTGATACGTACCTTGCCAGTGACGGCCGGGCGGCAAATTTATTAATGGTTCCTGCAGGAGGATCAAAGATTCCTGCAAGTGTTGAATCGATCGAGAACAAACTTCACTTTTTGCGTATGGAAGGAAGGGAAGTTTTTAAATATGCGGTAAACAGCATGGAACAGGCGATTGATGAGGTTCTGAAAAGAGCTGGATTATCTTCCAACGATATTTCACTTTTGATAACACACCAGGCAAATTTACGAATTATCAATGCTCTTGGAAAACGATTAAATCTTCCTTCTGACAGGGTGTATAAGAATGTTCACAAATACGGTAATATGTCATCAGCGTCAACAGCGGTTGGTTTTGATGAAATAAACCGCCAGGGGAAACTGAAGAAGGGCGATATTTTGGCCATGGTGGTATTTGGAAGTGGTTTGACGTGGGGTGCTAGCTTAATTGAGTGGTAA
- the plsX gene encoding phosphate acyltransferase PlsX — protein MKIAVDAMGGDHAPGAVVEGVIDYLREYKNNASVILVGDQEKIEQELDRLQPSPNLDYSIYHASDVIPMGESPLVGLRKRKDASVSVAVQLVKDGKASAVVSAGNTGAVVMATKLKLRFLEGVERPAIAQILPNAKGISVVMDVGANIDCRPKQLLQFSIMGSIIAQEIFGIKKPRVGLLSIGEEESKGNELTREAFKMVEQSDLNFMGNVEGQDVYAGTADVIIMDGFVGNVLLKVSESLAVFMQQMIKKEVYANPLRKIGGLLLSGAFRAIAKKADYAEYGGSPLVGVRGTCIICHGRSNPKAIKNAIREASDFISHNIDKQIIDAIKKNKI, from the coding sequence TTGAAGATAGCAGTTGATGCAATGGGTGGTGATCATGCTCCTGGCGCCGTAGTAGAAGGTGTAATAGATTATCTCCGGGAGTATAAAAATAATGCCTCTGTGATACTCGTGGGCGATCAGGAAAAGATTGAACAAGAGCTCGATCGTTTACAGCCTTCTCCTAACCTCGATTATTCTATATATCATGCCTCAGATGTTATTCCTATGGGCGAGTCGCCCCTTGTCGGATTACGTAAAAGAAAAGATGCTTCTGTTAGTGTCGCTGTTCAGCTTGTTAAAGACGGTAAAGCTAGCGCTGTAGTCAGTGCGGGGAATACCGGCGCGGTAGTGATGGCAACTAAGCTCAAATTACGTTTTCTTGAAGGAGTCGAACGTCCCGCTATCGCTCAGATCCTTCCCAATGCAAAGGGAATATCAGTTGTTATGGATGTTGGTGCAAATATTGATTGCCGACCAAAACAATTGCTCCAGTTCTCAATAATGGGAAGCATAATTGCGCAAGAAATTTTTGGAATAAAAAAACCGCGTGTTGGACTATTGAGCATTGGCGAAGAAGAGTCTAAGGGTAACGAATTAACACGCGAAGCATTTAAGATGGTTGAGCAATCAGATCTTAATTTTATGGGTAATGTTGAAGGTCAGGATGTTTATGCGGGTACTGCTGATGTAATTATAATGGACGGTTTTGTTGGTAACGTACTTTTAAAGGTAAGTGAAAGTCTTGCAGTATTTATGCAGCAGATGATAAAAAAAGAGGTATACGCAAATCCGCTTCGTAAAATAGGCGGATTATTGTTATCCGGAGCGTTTCGCGCAATAGCTAAAAAAGCTGATTATGCTGAATATGGCGGGTCACCGCTTGTTGGTGTTCGTGGGACATGTATTATTTGTCATGGTCGCTCAAATCCTAAGGCGATAAAAAATGCTATTCGTGAAGCGAGTGATTTTATTAGTCATAACATTGACAAACAAATTATAGATGCGATAAAAAAGAATAAAATCTAA
- the rsmD gene encoding 16S rRNA (guanine(966)-N(2))-methyltransferase RsmD, producing the protein MRVIAGTLRGRKIKTIRGDRTRPTSDKVRESMFNVIGPHVVGARVLDLYAGSGAIGIEALSRGATYGVFVEKSRYSSAIIKHNLEELGLAEYGAVYMIDVIRAIEKFSREKSMFDIIFSDAPYVKKTDDDPERITPNQNLLQNIDNLDVLVPNGLVVIEHFKRDLPDYFGEKISFVQAKTYGDTSFSVYKNAK; encoded by the coding sequence ATGAGAGTAATTGCAGGGACTTTACGAGGACGGAAAATAAAAACGATCCGAGGGGATCGTACACGACCAACTTCTGATAAGGTCAGAGAATCCATGTTTAATGTTATTGGTCCTCATGTTGTAGGTGCGCGTGTTCTGGATCTTTATGCAGGCTCAGGTGCTATCGGTATTGAGGCGTTGAGCCGCGGTGCAACTTACGGGGTATTTGTTGAAAAGAGCAGGTACAGTTCTGCCATAATAAAGCACAATCTTGAAGAACTTGGCCTAGCTGAATATGGTGCTGTATACATGATAGATGTTATACGCGCAATAGAGAAATTTTCACGTGAAAAAAGTATGTTTGATATTATTTTTTCTGATGCGCCGTATGTGAAAAAAACAGATGATGACCCTGAGAGAATTACTCCGAATCAAAATCTATTGCAAAACATTGATAATTTAGATGTTTTAGTTCCAAACGGGCTTGTCGTAATAGAGCACTTTAAAAGAGATCTTCCGGATTATTTTGGTGAAAAAATATCTTTTGTGCAGGCAAAAACATATGGGGATACGTCTTTTTCTGTGTACAAAAACGCTAAGTAA
- a CDS encoding DUF177 domain-containing protein, whose protein sequence is MKIDIDNVVESGVTITADERSQVYDFDTSLIPPNTIISVKVFAQFVAKRLVVRGQIHTNVHFECSRCLNTFQYHVDIPEYTFDCTAQKGDIIDLTDTIREHIIIALPMKPLCSSRCKGICPNCGEDLNSSSCTCSNNIVDERFKGLDKLKFE, encoded by the coding sequence ATGAAAATTGATATAGATAATGTTGTTGAAAGTGGCGTAACTATAACTGCCGATGAACGTTCGCAGGTATACGATTTTGATACAAGCCTTATTCCTCCGAATACGATCATATCTGTTAAGGTATTTGCGCAGTTTGTCGCTAAACGGTTGGTTGTACGTGGCCAAATCCATACGAATGTACACTTTGAATGTTCGAGGTGTCTAAATACTTTTCAATATCATGTTGATATTCCCGAGTATACCTTTGATTGTACAGCGCAAAAAGGCGATATTATTGACTTGACAGATACCATCAGGGAACATATCATTATTGCGCTTCCCATGAAGCCGCTTTGTTCCTCTAGATGTAAAGGGATCTGTCCCAATTGCGGTGAAGATCTAAATAGTTCTTCCTGTACATGTTCCAACAATATTGTGGATGAACGGTTTAAAGGGTTAGATAAACTGAAATTTGAATAA
- a CDS encoding acyl carrier protein has protein sequence MASDVAQKVKDIIVEQLGVNPEEVTTEASFIEDLGADSLDTVELVMALEEEFQAEIPDEDAEKLKTVGNAVSYIEGKIVAKNS, from the coding sequence ATGGCTAGTGACGTAGCGCAAAAAGTAAAAGACATTATTGTAGAACAATTAGGAGTAAACCCTGAAGAAGTTACAACAGAAGCTTCTTTTATTGAAGATCTTGGTGCTGATTCATTAGATACGGTTGAATTAGTTATGGCTTTAGAAGAAGAATTTCAAGCTGAAATTCCTGATGAAGACGCTGAAAAATTAAAAACAGTTGGTAATGCAGTTAGTTATATTGAAGGTAAGATAGTTGCAAAAAATAGTTAG